A single region of the Actinoplanes sp. SE50/110 genome encodes:
- a CDS encoding SigE family RNA polymerase sigma factor, with translation MRADRGSGNTERDSQFAGFVAEQRGRMVYTARLLTAGDAFLAEDLVQTALTKLYVSWAAFGRADSPDAYVRRALFNALVDERKRIWRRHERPVADVPDRAGELVGADDGDPELARALGELPPRMRAAVVFRFVHDMDVAETARALGCSAGTVKSQTARALDKLRAALGQPALATTFSGQPQGAS, from the coding sequence GTGAGAGCAGACAGAGGCTCGGGTAACACCGAGCGTGACAGCCAGTTCGCCGGCTTCGTGGCCGAGCAACGCGGCCGGATGGTGTACACCGCGCGGTTGCTGACCGCCGGTGACGCCTTTCTCGCCGAGGATCTCGTGCAGACCGCGCTGACGAAGCTCTACGTCTCGTGGGCGGCCTTCGGGCGGGCCGACAGCCCGGACGCCTACGTGCGGCGGGCCCTCTTCAACGCGCTGGTCGACGAGCGCAAACGGATCTGGCGGCGGCACGAGCGGCCGGTCGCGGACGTCCCGGACCGGGCCGGCGAGCTCGTCGGCGCGGACGACGGCGATCCGGAACTGGCCCGGGCGCTCGGCGAACTGCCCCCGCGGATGCGCGCGGCGGTCGTCTTTCGGTTCGTCCACGACATGGACGTGGCCGAGACGGCCCGGGCGCTGGGCTGCTCAGCCGGCACGGTGAAGAGCCAGACGGCCCGGGCTCTCGACAAACTGCGTGCCGCGCTGGGGCAGCCCGCCCTCGCGACCACCTTCTCCGGCCAACCACAGGGAGCCAGCTGA
- the miaB gene encoding tRNA (N6-isopentenyl adenosine(37)-C2)-methylthiotransferase MiaB, whose product MTTEMQSSSGMPSAARTYDVRTYGCQMNVHDSERISGLMEDAGYVRAADADAADVVVFNTCAVRENADNRLYGNLGHLRPTKLKNPGMQIAVGGCLAQKDQGDIVKKAPWVDVVFGTHNIGSLPALLERARHNEQAQVEILESLEVFPSTLPTKRESTYAGWVSISVGCNNTCTFCIVPSLRGKEKDRRPGDVLAEVRALVAEGVLEVTLLGQNVNSYGVEFGDKLAFGKLLRACGDVEGLERVRFTSPHPKDFTDDVIAAMAETPNVCHSLHMPLQSGSDRVLKAMRRSYRQEKYLDIIDKVRAAMPDAAITTDIIVGFPGETDEDFEQTLEVVRRARFSSAFTFQYSKRPGTPAATMAEQVPKKVVQERYERLIATLEEITWAENGKLVGETVEVLVAVGEGRKDERTGRMSGRARDGRLVHFATGDLSPRPGDIVETVITYAAPHHLNADGAPLSHRRTRAGDAAEAGTTPKLKGVSLGLPTIGVPAPLPAAEGCAL is encoded by the coding sequence ATGACTACCGAGATGCAGAGCAGTTCCGGGATGCCCAGCGCCGCGCGCACCTATGATGTGCGCACCTACGGCTGCCAGATGAACGTGCACGACAGCGAGCGGATCTCCGGGCTGATGGAGGACGCGGGCTACGTGCGCGCCGCTGACGCCGACGCCGCCGACGTGGTGGTCTTCAACACCTGCGCGGTCCGGGAGAACGCCGACAACCGCCTCTACGGCAACCTGGGCCACCTGCGTCCCACGAAGCTGAAGAACCCCGGCATGCAGATCGCCGTCGGCGGCTGCCTGGCGCAGAAGGATCAGGGCGACATCGTCAAGAAGGCGCCCTGGGTCGACGTGGTCTTCGGCACCCACAACATCGGCTCGCTGCCGGCCCTGCTGGAGCGTGCCCGGCACAACGAGCAGGCGCAGGTGGAGATCCTCGAGTCGCTCGAGGTGTTCCCGTCGACGCTGCCGACCAAGCGGGAGTCGACCTACGCCGGCTGGGTGTCGATCTCGGTGGGCTGCAACAACACCTGCACGTTCTGCATCGTGCCGTCGCTGCGCGGCAAGGAGAAGGACCGCCGCCCGGGCGACGTGCTGGCCGAGGTCCGCGCGCTGGTCGCCGAGGGCGTCCTCGAGGTCACCCTGCTCGGGCAGAACGTGAACTCGTACGGCGTCGAGTTCGGTGACAAGCTCGCCTTCGGCAAGCTGCTGCGCGCCTGCGGTGACGTCGAGGGCCTGGAGCGGGTCCGGTTCACCAGTCCGCATCCGAAGGACTTCACCGACGACGTGATCGCCGCGATGGCCGAGACGCCGAACGTCTGCCACTCGCTGCACATGCCGCTGCAGTCCGGCTCGGACCGGGTGCTCAAGGCGATGCGCCGTAGCTACCGCCAGGAGAAATACCTGGACATCATCGACAAGGTGCGGGCCGCGATGCCGGACGCCGCGATCACGACGGACATCATCGTCGGCTTCCCCGGCGAGACCGACGAGGACTTCGAGCAGACCCTCGAGGTGGTCCGCCGGGCCCGCTTCTCCAGCGCCTTCACCTTCCAGTACTCGAAGCGTCCCGGCACCCCGGCCGCCACGATGGCGGAGCAGGTGCCGAAGAAGGTGGTCCAGGAGCGCTACGAGCGCCTGATCGCCACCCTCGAGGAGATCACCTGGGCGGAGAACGGGAAACTGGTCGGCGAGACCGTCGAGGTGCTGGTCGCGGTCGGCGAGGGTCGCAAGGACGAGCGCACCGGCCGGATGAGCGGCCGGGCCCGGGACGGCCGCCTGGTCCACTTCGCGACCGGCGACCTCAGCCCGCGCCCGGGCGACATCGTCGAGACGGTGATCACCTACGCCGCGCCGCACCACCTCAACGCCGACGGCGCGCCGCTCTCGCACCGCCGCACCCGGGCCGGCGACGCCGCCGAGGCGGGCACCACGCCGAAGCTCAAGGGCGTCTCACTGGGCCTGCCGACGATCGGTGTCCCGGCGCCGCTGCCGGCCGCCGAGGGCTGCGCCCTCTAA
- a CDS encoding amino acid ABC transporter ATP-binding protein, which yields MAGEALIVLENVNKWFGPLHVLKDVDLSVERGEVVVVIGPSGSGKSTLCRAINRLEPIDSGSITFDGQPLPAEGRALARLRSEVGMVFQSFNLFAHKTIVQNVMLGPVKVRKEKPAAARERAMALLDRVGIAAQADKFPAQLSGGQQQRVAIARALAMQPKALLFDEPTSALDPEMVGEVLDVMTALAREGMTMVVVTHEMGFARHAANRVVFMADGQLVEQATPAEFFANPKSERARDFLSKILTH from the coding sequence GTGGCAGGCGAGGCTCTCATCGTTCTGGAGAACGTGAACAAGTGGTTCGGCCCGCTGCACGTGCTGAAAGATGTTGATCTGTCGGTCGAGCGGGGCGAGGTCGTCGTCGTCATCGGACCGTCCGGTTCGGGCAAGTCGACGCTGTGCCGGGCGATCAACCGGCTGGAGCCGATCGACTCCGGCTCGATCACCTTCGACGGTCAGCCGCTGCCCGCCGAGGGCCGGGCGCTGGCCCGGCTGCGCAGCGAGGTCGGCATGGTCTTCCAGTCGTTCAACCTGTTCGCGCACAAGACCATCGTGCAGAACGTGATGCTCGGCCCGGTCAAGGTCCGCAAGGAGAAACCGGCCGCCGCCCGGGAGCGCGCGATGGCGCTGCTCGACCGGGTCGGCATCGCCGCCCAGGCGGACAAGTTCCCGGCCCAGCTCTCCGGCGGCCAGCAGCAGCGGGTCGCGATCGCCCGGGCGCTGGCCATGCAGCCCAAGGCGTTGCTCTTCGACGAGCCGACCAGCGCGCTCGACCCGGAGATGGTCGGCGAGGTGCTGGACGTGATGACCGCCCTGGCCCGGGAGGGGATGACCATGGTGGTGGTCACCCACGAGATGGGCTTCGCCCGGCACGCGGCGAACCGGGTGGTCTTCATGGCCGACGGCCAGCTGGTCGAGCAGGCGACACCCGCCGAGTTCTTCGCCAATCCGAAGAGCGAGCGGGCGCGCGACTTCCTTTCCAAGATCCTGACGCACTGA
- a CDS encoding glutamate ABC transporter substrate-binding protein yields MRLQRLAAVATATALVFGLAACGDKSDGGSKSGAGSKSFPAGSTMERLNKAQTIKVGTKFDQPGFGLKGLSGKPEGFDVEISKIIVKELGIPADKIQYVETPSKVREDSIVNNTVDFVVATYTINDERKKRVAFAGPYYEAGQNILVKADDSTITGPDSFKDGTKKVCSVTGSTPAEKIKTYVKDVPSQVVLFDTYDKCIAALDGGQVNAVTTDNVILLGYISKNQGKYKLAGPNFTKEPYGIGVKLEDKDFRTFINDTLEKSFADGSWKKAWDDTAGKFGAELGAAPTVNRY; encoded by the coding sequence ATGCGTTTGCAGCGTCTCGCGGCTGTTGCCACGGCTACCGCCCTGGTATTCGGCCTGGCCGCGTGCGGCGACAAATCCGACGGGGGCTCCAAGTCGGGTGCCGGCAGCAAGTCGTTCCCCGCGGGTAGCACGATGGAGCGTCTCAACAAGGCCCAGACGATCAAGGTCGGCACCAAGTTCGACCAGCCCGGCTTCGGGCTGAAAGGACTGTCCGGCAAACCGGAGGGCTTCGACGTCGAGATCTCCAAGATCATCGTCAAGGAACTGGGGATTCCGGCCGACAAGATCCAGTACGTCGAGACACCGTCGAAGGTCCGTGAGGACTCGATCGTGAACAACACGGTCGACTTCGTGGTCGCCACGTACACGATCAACGACGAGCGCAAGAAGCGGGTCGCGTTCGCCGGGCCGTACTACGAGGCCGGCCAGAACATCCTGGTCAAGGCAGACGACTCGACCATCACCGGGCCGGACTCCTTCAAGGACGGCACCAAGAAGGTCTGCTCGGTCACCGGCTCGACGCCGGCCGAGAAGATCAAGACGTACGTCAAAGACGTCCCCAGCCAGGTGGTGCTCTTCGACACCTACGACAAGTGCATCGCCGCCCTCGACGGTGGCCAGGTCAATGCGGTGACCACGGACAACGTGATCCTGCTGGGCTACATCTCGAAGAACCAGGGCAAGTACAAGCTGGCCGGGCCCAACTTCACCAAGGAGCCGTACGGCATCGGCGTGAAGCTGGAGGACAAGGACTTCCGGACGTTCATCAACGACACGCTGGAGAAGTCGTTCGCCGACGGCAGCTGGAAGAAGGCCTGGGACGACACCGCCGGCAAGTTCGGCGCCGAACTGGGTGCCGCGCCGACGGTCAACCGCTACTGA
- a CDS encoding amino acid ABC transporter permease — protein sequence MSVIFDRFDVFAGGFWLTLQICVLAAIGALFLGAVVAVLRISPVPPLRALGTAYVTVFRNMPLTVVMFFAAFALPALGSNADFLRIPVLDAIFTRLGTDLPYFRFALIALVLYTAAFVCEALRSGVNAVQPGQSEAARSLGMTFGQNLRYVVLPQSWKASIVPLGSVIIAMIKNSALIGFFGVVGDLSQTADQLTSAEGLAFVPVAIGVSIGYLIMTVPLGALLDRIERRQAVTAR from the coding sequence GTGAGTGTGATCTTCGATCGATTCGACGTCTTCGCGGGCGGCTTCTGGCTCACGCTCCAGATCTGCGTGCTCGCCGCGATCGGCGCCCTGTTCCTGGGCGCCGTCGTGGCGGTGCTCCGCATCTCCCCCGTCCCGCCGCTGCGGGCGCTGGGCACCGCGTATGTCACCGTCTTCCGGAACATGCCGCTGACCGTGGTCATGTTCTTCGCCGCGTTCGCCCTGCCGGCTCTCGGCTCGAACGCCGACTTCCTCCGCATTCCGGTGCTCGACGCGATCTTCACCCGGCTCGGCACCGACCTGCCGTACTTTCGCTTCGCCCTGATCGCGCTGGTGCTCTACACCGCCGCTTTCGTCTGCGAGGCGCTGCGCTCCGGTGTCAACGCGGTGCAGCCCGGGCAATCCGAGGCCGCCCGGTCGCTGGGCATGACATTCGGTCAGAACCTGCGGTACGTCGTTCTGCCGCAGTCCTGGAAGGCGTCCATCGTGCCGCTCGGTTCGGTGATCATCGCAATGATCAAGAACTCCGCGCTGATCGGTTTCTTCGGCGTCGTCGGCGACCTGTCACAGACCGCCGACCAGCTCACCTCGGCGGAGGGCCTCGCCTTCGTACCCGTCGCCATCGGCGTCTCGATCGGATATCTGATCATGACTGTGCCCCTGGGCGCCCTTCTCGACCGGATCGAACGCAGGCAGGCGGTGACCGCCCGATGA
- a CDS encoding amino acid ABC transporter permease: MSQQSVLYDVPGPRQRRITLISSLLVAIGLLAGIYYLIYLPLHHKGQFSMKLWGPLIDPGNEDFSAVWDRIGVGVKNTLTAAVFAIIGSLIIGTLLSVLRIELESLARRRFPGIAAPVALLLRALSVALAWATRICIEVFRGLPVVLTIFFVARGLPEFGVSMDTLWYLVIGLTIYNSVVIGEILRSGMTGLPPGQREAAAAIGLSSPQTTMIVLLPQAFRIMLPALISQLVVVLKDTSLGFIISYEETLNIGKQIIGVLSNPIQVYAVIGTLFILVNYSLSKLAQYVQRRLSRGRKTAGMPRRQPPTAALIAQAEGAGGTA, from the coding sequence GTGAGTCAGCAGAGCGTTCTCTACGACGTTCCGGGCCCCCGCCAGCGCCGCATCACGCTGATCTCCAGCCTGCTCGTCGCGATCGGGCTGCTGGCCGGAATCTACTATCTGATCTATCTGCCCCTGCACCACAAGGGGCAATTCTCGATGAAGCTCTGGGGTCCGCTCATCGACCCCGGCAACGAGGATTTCAGCGCCGTGTGGGACCGCATCGGCGTCGGGGTCAAGAACACGCTGACCGCCGCGGTGTTCGCCATCATCGGCTCCCTGATCATCGGGACGCTGCTGAGCGTGCTGCGGATCGAACTCGAGTCGCTGGCCCGGCGCCGCTTCCCCGGCATCGCCGCCCCCGTCGCTCTCCTGTTGCGCGCGCTCAGCGTGGCGCTCGCGTGGGCGACCCGGATCTGCATCGAGGTCTTCCGCGGGCTGCCCGTAGTCCTCACCATCTTCTTCGTGGCGCGGGGCCTGCCCGAGTTCGGTGTCAGCATGGACACCCTCTGGTATCTCGTGATCGGCCTGACGATCTACAACTCGGTGGTCATCGGCGAGATCCTGCGCTCCGGCATGACCGGCCTGCCACCCGGACAGCGGGAGGCGGCCGCCGCGATCGGCCTCTCCTCGCCGCAGACCACCATGATCGTGCTGCTCCCGCAGGCTTTCCGGATCATGCTGCCCGCCCTGATCAGCCAGCTTGTCGTGGTGCTCAAGGACACCTCCCTCGGGTTCATCATCAGCTACGAGGAGACCCTGAACATCGGTAAGCAGATCATCGGCGTGCTGAGCAACCCCATCCAGGTGTACGCCGTGATCGGGACGCTCTTCATCCTGGTCAACTACTCCCTCTCCAAGCTGGCTCAATACGTCCAGCGGCGCCTTTCCCGCGGTCGCAAGACCGCCGGCATGCCGCGCCGGCAGCCGCCGACGGCAGCGCTGATCGCCCAAGCCGAAGGCGCCGGCGGAACCGCCTGA
- the rny gene encoding ribonuclease Y → MAPQYWVLVVAIVVLAVSVIVGLTLGARALGQLRTERQDAHDRQEQEVGVAQAKVADANAKAASVRAEAAAAKAEAAAARAEARRVLENAHSEADTILEHAHRQAEADVEQLRTAARRSGEREIALLNATVKEQAAEVERRAARIDERERLHGEEVERLVERERRLVALESELAKREATLKARETEVEAAENTKRRELERIAGLTTETAKGELIDAIEGQAKREAAILIRDIEQDARSTADTRARHIVVDAIQRIASEQTAESVVSVLHLPSDEMKGRIIGREGRNIRAFESTTGVNLIIDDTPEAVLLSCFDPVRREVGRLTLEKLVLDGRIHPHRIEEVFDSAKNEVERLCDRAAEEALVDVGITNIHPELVKLLGRLRYRTSYGQNVLKHLVETAHIAGIMAAELGLDVPIMKRAAFLHDIGKALTHEVEGSHALIGADVARKYGEHEEIVHAIEAHHNEVPPQTIEAVLTQASDACSGGRPGARRESLEAYVKRLERIEEIAGGKLGVEKVFAMQAGREIRVMVRPDDIDDIGAAVLARDVAKQIEEELTYPGQIRVTVVRESRVTELAR, encoded by the coding sequence ATGGCCCCCCAATACTGGGTGCTGGTAGTAGCGATCGTCGTGCTCGCCGTGTCGGTGATCGTCGGCTTGACCCTGGGCGCCCGTGCGCTGGGTCAGCTGCGGACCGAACGGCAGGACGCCCACGACCGGCAGGAGCAGGAGGTCGGTGTCGCGCAGGCGAAGGTCGCCGACGCCAATGCCAAGGCCGCTTCGGTGCGTGCCGAGGCCGCCGCCGCGAAAGCCGAGGCCGCCGCCGCCCGGGCCGAGGCCCGCCGGGTGCTGGAGAACGCGCACAGCGAAGCCGACACCATCCTGGAGCACGCCCACCGCCAGGCCGAGGCGGATGTGGAGCAGCTGCGCACCGCGGCCCGGCGGTCCGGGGAGCGGGAGATCGCGCTGCTCAACGCCACGGTGAAGGAGCAGGCCGCGGAGGTGGAGCGGCGGGCTGCCCGGATCGACGAGCGGGAGCGGCTGCACGGCGAGGAGGTGGAGCGCCTGGTGGAGCGGGAGCGCCGGCTCGTCGCCCTGGAGTCGGAGCTGGCGAAGCGGGAGGCGACCTTGAAGGCCCGGGAGACGGAGGTCGAGGCGGCGGAGAACACCAAGCGCCGCGAGCTGGAGCGGATCGCCGGGCTGACCACGGAGACCGCGAAGGGCGAGCTGATCGACGCGATCGAGGGTCAGGCGAAGCGGGAGGCCGCCATCCTGATCCGGGACATCGAGCAGGATGCGCGGAGCACCGCGGACACCCGGGCCCGGCACATCGTGGTCGACGCGATCCAGCGGATCGCCAGCGAGCAGACCGCGGAGAGCGTGGTCAGCGTGCTGCACCTGCCGAGTGACGAGATGAAGGGCCGGATCATCGGCCGCGAGGGCCGCAACATCCGGGCCTTCGAGTCGACCACCGGGGTCAACCTGATCATCGACGACACCCCGGAGGCGGTGCTGCTCTCCTGTTTCGACCCGGTGCGCCGCGAGGTGGGCCGGTTGACGCTGGAGAAGTTGGTGCTGGACGGCCGGATCCACCCGCACCGGATCGAGGAGGTCTTCGACAGCGCCAAGAACGAGGTGGAGCGGCTCTGCGACCGGGCCGCCGAGGAGGCGCTGGTCGACGTCGGGATCACCAACATCCACCCGGAGCTGGTGAAGCTGCTGGGCCGGCTGCGATACCGGACGAGTTACGGCCAGAATGTGCTCAAGCACCTGGTGGAGACCGCGCACATCGCCGGGATCATGGCGGCCGAGCTGGGTCTGGACGTGCCGATCATGAAGCGGGCGGCGTTCCTGCACGACATCGGCAAGGCACTCACCCACGAGGTGGAGGGCAGTCACGCGCTGATCGGCGCGGATGTGGCCCGCAAGTACGGCGAGCACGAGGAGATCGTCCACGCCATCGAGGCTCATCACAACGAGGTGCCGCCGCAGACCATCGAGGCGGTGCTCACCCAGGCTTCGGACGCCTGTTCCGGCGGCCGGCCGGGAGCGCGGCGGGAGAGCTTGGAGGCGTACGTCAAGCGCCTGGAGCGGATCGAGGAGATCGCCGGCGGCAAGCTGGGCGTCGAGAAGGTGTTCGCGATGCAGGCCGGCCGGGAGATCCGGGTGATGGTCCGCCCCGACGACATCGACGACATCGGTGCGGCGGTCCTGGCCCGCGACGTCGCCAAGCAGATCGAGGAGGAACTCACCTACCCCGGTCAGATCCGCGTCACCGTCGTCCGCGAGTCCCGGGTCACCGAGTTGGCTCGCTGA
- a CDS encoding regulatory protein RecX yields MGGPEGEGSDGRFALRAGARGGGGAGERKPAGPAQSESERAREICLRQLAVRPRTRAELAKVLARKEISEEVIAEVLDRYDEVGIINDAAFARAWVSSRHHGRGLARRALANELRQRGVDAEVAGEALESVDDESEAETARALVDRKLRTASGTPEAVFRRLVAMLARKGYPVGIAIRAVKEALAARDAEAAEFADAVDADALADQAEDPHS; encoded by the coding sequence ATCGGCGGCCCGGAGGGCGAGGGGTCGGACGGTCGGTTCGCCCTGCGAGCGGGCGCTCGGGGCGGCGGGGGTGCCGGTGAGCGGAAACCGGCGGGACCTGCGCAGAGTGAGTCGGAGCGGGCGCGGGAGATCTGCCTGCGCCAGCTTGCGGTGCGGCCGCGGACACGTGCCGAATTGGCCAAGGTGCTGGCCCGGAAGGAGATCTCCGAGGAGGTGATCGCCGAGGTCCTCGATCGGTATGACGAGGTCGGCATCATCAACGACGCGGCGTTCGCGCGGGCCTGGGTGTCCAGCCGGCACCACGGTCGTGGCCTGGCGCGCCGGGCTCTCGCCAACGAACTGCGGCAGCGCGGTGTGGACGCCGAGGTGGCTGGAGAGGCGCTGGAGAGCGTCGACGACGAGTCCGAGGCAGAGACCGCCCGGGCGCTCGTCGACCGGAAGCTGCGGACCGCCAGCGGCACGCCGGAGGCGGTGTTCCGACGCCTGGTCGCCATGCTGGCCCGCAAGGGTTATCCGGTGGGCATCGCCATCCGGGCGGTCAAGGAGGCCCTTGCCGCCCGCGACGCGGAAGCCGCTGAGTTCGCTGACGCCGTGGACGCCGATGCCCTCGCCGACCAGGCCGAAGACCCGCACTCCTGA
- the recA gene encoding recombinase RecA: MVAAPDREKALELALAQIDKQFGKGSVMRLGERPVVQTAVIPTSSIALDVALGVGGLPRGRVIEVYGPESSGKTTVALHAVANAQKAGGTAAFIDAEHALDPDYARALGVDTDALLVSQPDTGEQALEIADMLIRSGALDIIVIDSVAALVPRAEIEGEMGDSHVGLQARLMSQALRKITGVLNNTGTTAIFINQLREKIGVMFGSPETTTGGRALKFYASVRLDVRRIESLKDGTDVVGNRTRVKVVKNKVAAPFKQAEFDIMYGKGISREGSLIDVGVEQSIIRKSGAWYTYDGDQLGQGKEKAREFLKENPDVAAEIEKKILEKLGVGQTSGDAAGGPELPPVDF, translated from the coding sequence ATGGTGGCAGCACCGGACCGGGAAAAGGCGCTCGAACTGGCGCTGGCACAGATCGACAAGCAGTTCGGCAAGGGCTCGGTGATGCGGCTCGGTGAGCGGCCGGTCGTGCAGACCGCCGTGATCCCGACCAGCTCGATCGCGCTCGACGTGGCGCTCGGCGTCGGCGGCCTGCCGCGTGGCCGGGTCATCGAGGTGTACGGGCCGGAGTCCAGCGGTAAGACCACCGTCGCACTGCACGCGGTGGCCAACGCGCAGAAGGCCGGCGGCACCGCGGCGTTCATCGACGCGGAGCACGCGCTCGACCCGGACTACGCGCGGGCTCTCGGCGTCGACACCGACGCCCTGCTGGTGTCCCAGCCGGACACCGGCGAGCAGGCGCTGGAGATCGCGGACATGCTGATCCGCTCCGGTGCGCTCGACATCATCGTCATCGACTCGGTCGCCGCCCTGGTGCCGCGCGCCGAGATCGAGGGCGAGATGGGTGACAGCCATGTCGGTCTGCAGGCCCGGCTGATGAGCCAGGCGCTCCGCAAGATCACCGGCGTGCTCAACAACACCGGCACCACGGCGATCTTCATCAACCAGCTCCGCGAGAAGATCGGCGTGATGTTCGGCTCGCCGGAGACGACGACCGGTGGTCGCGCGCTGAAGTTCTACGCCTCGGTCCGGCTCGACGTGCGCCGCATCGAGAGCCTGAAGGACGGCACCGACGTGGTCGGTAACCGCACCCGGGTCAAGGTCGTGAAGAACAAGGTCGCGGCCCCGTTCAAGCAGGCCGAGTTCGACATCATGTACGGCAAGGGCATCTCCCGCGAGGGCTCGCTCATCGACGTGGGTGTCGAGCAGAGCATCATCCGCAAGTCCGGCGCCTGGTACACGTATGACGGCGACCAGCTCGGCCAGGGCAAGGAGAAGGCGCGGGAGTTCCTCAAGGAGAACCCGGACGTCGCCGCCGAGATCGAGAAGAAGATCCTGGAGAAGCTCGGCGTCGGGCAGACCTCCGGGGACGCTGCCGGTGGCCCCGAGCTGCCGCCGGTCGACTTCTGA
- a CDS encoding DUF3046 domain-containing protein, with product MRLTDFWGRLEQAFGAAYARSIAADHAFAELDGRTIEQAIAQGVDTATIWRAVVASYPDRVPSRLH from the coding sequence GTGCGACTGACGGACTTCTGGGGACGCCTTGAACAGGCGTTCGGCGCGGCCTACGCCCGCAGCATCGCGGCCGATCACGCCTTCGCGGAGCTGGACGGCCGCACCATTGAGCAGGCGATTGCGCAGGGTGTCGACACGGCTACCATCTGGCGCGCCGTGGTGGCCTCGTACCCCGATCGGGTGCCTTCCAGGCTGCACTGA
- a CDS encoding UdgX family uracil-DNA binding protein (This protein belongs to the uracil DNA glycosylase superfamily, members of which act in excision repair of DNA. However, it belongs more specifically to UdgX branch, whose founding member was found to bind uracil in DNA (where it does not belong), without cleaving it, appears to promote DNA repair by a pathway involving RecA, rather than base excision.): MSRTGGPVGAQQWVPPRPHSIDELKQAAAGCHGCELYENATQTVFGRGAPNAKIVFVGEQPGDIEDQKGLPFVGPAGRLLRDAVDDAGIDPADLYITNSVKHFRFELRGARRIHQSPGPAHITACRPWLVSEFALLKPQLVVLLGATAGKALLGPSFRVNRSRGQLMPWPASAEHPEDFPVAEIRALATIHPSAVLRADNRDIAYQGLVDDLKIAAAAITA; encoded by the coding sequence ATGTCACGGACCGGAGGTCCGGTCGGCGCACAGCAATGGGTGCCACCGCGGCCGCACAGCATCGACGAACTCAAGCAGGCCGCAGCCGGGTGTCACGGCTGTGAGCTCTACGAGAACGCCACCCAGACGGTCTTCGGCCGGGGCGCCCCGAACGCGAAGATCGTCTTCGTAGGTGAGCAGCCCGGTGACATCGAGGACCAGAAGGGCCTGCCGTTCGTCGGCCCGGCCGGCCGGCTGCTCCGCGACGCCGTGGACGATGCCGGCATCGACCCCGCCGACCTCTACATCACCAACTCGGTCAAGCATTTCCGGTTCGAGCTGCGCGGTGCCCGGCGCATCCACCAGAGTCCCGGGCCGGCCCACATCACCGCCTGCCGTCCCTGGCTGGTGAGCGAGTTCGCCCTGCTGAAGCCGCAGCTCGTGGTCCTGCTCGGAGCAACCGCGGGCAAGGCGCTGCTGGGCCCGTCGTTCCGGGTGAACCGGTCCCGCGGCCAGCTGATGCCCTGGCCGGCCTCCGCCGAGCATCCCGAGGACTTTCCGGTGGCCGAGATCAGGGCGCTGGCCACGATCCACCCCTCGGCGGTTCTCCGAGCGGACAACCGGGACATCGCCTATCAGGGCCTGGTCGACGACCTGAAGATCGCCGCCGCCGCGATCACCGCCTGA